One uncultured Desulfovibrio sp. genomic window, GACAACTACGACCATTTTCACCGCATGTGCCCGCGGCTCGGCAAGAAATACCAGACGGACAAAGGCCCCATGAAGGTTCTGCGGGCCAATATGTTCCGCAATTCCCTTTCTGTGCTGACGGAAAACAATGAAGAAGTCGAACTGAGCCTGGACGATTGGCAGGCGCTTTCGCCCCACAGGCCGGAGGCCCCCCAGGGCGTACAGCCAAAGCAGCCGCCCAAAGGCCCCATGAACGACAACAGCCTGCTTGTGGTTTCCGCTACGCCGGATACTCTTGACTCTCTTGATTTTATGGATGAATTCCGTCAGGACGAGCGCGATACCCCCGCCGAGGAATCCGCCCCCGCCGAATCCGGCGAACGCGCTCCCGGTGTGGAGGCGCAGGCCGAACCGGGCAAGAATCGCCGCAAACGCCGCCGCAACAAGTCGCAGCGGCCCGACCACGACTAGCAATTAAGCTTACGGAGCCTTGAGTGAACAGCTTTTTCATCACAACGCCCATCTATTACGTCAATGCCAAGCCCCATCTGGGGCATGCCTATACCACTGTGGTTGCCGATGCCATGGCCCGCTACCACAAGCTGATTGGCGAGGACACCATGTTCCTCACCGGTACAGACGAGCACGGCGACAAGATTGTTCAGGCGGCGGAAAAACAAGGCCAGACTCCCAAGGAGTTTGTGGACGATATCAGCGGTCGCTTCCGCGCGCTGTGGCCCAAGCTTGACGTTGCCAACGACCGTTTTGTGCGCACCACCGATCCCGAGCACATCAGCGCCGTGCAGGCCTTTTTGCAAAAGGTCTATGACGCGGGCGACATCTATTTTGGCGAGTTTGGCGGGCATTACTGCTACGGCTGCGAGCGGTTCTATACCGAAAAAGAACTGGAAAACGGCCTCTGCCCCCAGCACCTGACCAAGCCGGAATTTATCAGCGAGAAGAACTACTTCTTCCGCATGTCCAAGTATCTGCCCTGGCTCAAGGAGCACATCGAGGCCAATCCTTCGTTTATCCGGCCCGAGCGCTACCGCAGCGAAGTGCTGGCCATGCTCGAATCCGGCGCGCTGGAAGACCTGTGCATCTCGCGCCCCAAATCGCGCCTGACATGGGGCATTGAGCTGCCCTTTGACAAGGATTACGTCTGCTACGTGTGGTTTGACGCGCTGCTCAACTACATCAGCGCGCTGAACTGGCCCGATGGCGAAGATTTTAAAAAGTTCTGGCCCGGCGAACATCTGGTTGCCAAAGATATCCTCAAGCCCCACGCCGTATTCTGGCCCACCATGCTCAAATCTGCGGGCCTGCCGCTGTATGAGCATCTGAATGTCCACGGCTACTGGCTTGTGCGCGACACCAAGATGTCAAAGTCGCTTGGCAATGTTGTGGAACCGAGCGATATGGCCCATCGCTTCGGGCCGGACGCATTCCGCTATTTCCTGCTGCGCGAAATGCACTTTGGTTCTGACGCCAGCTTTAGCGAAGACGCCCTTGTGGGCCGCATCAACGCCGACCTTGCCAATGACCTTGGCAACCTGTTCAGCCGCGTGCTTTCCATGACGGCCAAGTATTTCGGCAGCCGCGTTCCCATGCCCAAGGCGCTTCAGGAGGACGACAAGGCCATTGCCGACCTGTGCGCCAACTCCATGCGCAACTTTGTGCAGCTTTTTGGCAACGTGCAGTTTGCCCAGGGGCTTGAATCCCTGTGGGAGCTCGTGCGCGCCCTGAACAAATATGTGGACACCCAGGCCCCCTGGGCGCTCTACAAGCAGGGCAACATGGAGCGCCTCGCAACCGTCATGTACGTCATGCTGGCGGCCATGCGCAAAACCGCGCTCTGCCTCTGGCCCGTCATGCCCGTAGCCTCTGGCAAAATGCTGGCCCAGCTCGGGCAGCAGGTGCAGGACGGACAGCCCCCGGTTGCCAATGTGGAAGACGAAATTGCCCATTTTGAAGGCCTTGAACCCGGCATTCAGGTGGCGGAAGGCTCCAACCTGTTCCCGCGCATTGAAGTGAAAAAAGAAGGCGCGGACAGCAAGGAACCCAAGGCTCAAAAGAAGGACAAGCAGGCGGAAAAAGCGCAGGAAAAAGCCGCGCCCAAGCAGGCTGCAGCAGAGCAGGGCGGGGCAGAAGCCCCCGTGGCCAAGCCCAATGTGGAATTTGACCAGTTCAAGGCTCTGGATCTGCGTGTAGGCACGGTGAAGGTGGCGGAAAAGCATCCCAATGCCGACCGCATTCTGCGGCTTGAAATTGACTTTGGCGAAGGAGAACTGCGTCAGATTCTTTCCGGCCTGGCAGAGCACTATGCGCCGGAAGATATAGTAGGTAAACGCGTGTGCGCAGTGCTGAACCTTGCCCCGCGCAAGATACGCGGCTTGGTTTCGCACGGCATGGTGCTTACGGCCGGAACCGACAGCGCGCTCGGTCTGCTTGCTGTAGACCGCGACGTGCCTGACGGCAGCGAAATAGCATAATTAGGTATGGTGAGCGGCGTCGCACCCGTGGTTCAAATGGGCGCGACGTCTGCAACCAGCACCAGTTAACTGCAATACAGAATAATTGGCGGAAATGCTCTAGTGGACCTTGGCCTCTTCTTCACGGAACAGGCGCTCAAGGGCGGCGGCATCAAGCGGCGTAAGGTTGAAACGCATACCCGCTTCGTCCAGAAGGGCAGACAGGCTCTTGCCAGTATGCAGGGCACGCTGTTCCGCCAGATAGGCCGCAGCCTTACGAACAAGTTCACCTTGCGGCATAATGGTTGTCATGGAGATATCCTTTTTTATTCACCCATAGCCGTTGTGCCGCCTTTTGGCAATGCTCTGCCCGCAGGACGACACATCCCAC contains:
- the metG gene encoding methionine--tRNA ligase, with the protein product MNSFFITTPIYYVNAKPHLGHAYTTVVADAMARYHKLIGEDTMFLTGTDEHGDKIVQAAEKQGQTPKEFVDDISGRFRALWPKLDVANDRFVRTTDPEHISAVQAFLQKVYDAGDIYFGEFGGHYCYGCERFYTEKELENGLCPQHLTKPEFISEKNYFFRMSKYLPWLKEHIEANPSFIRPERYRSEVLAMLESGALEDLCISRPKSRLTWGIELPFDKDYVCYVWFDALLNYISALNWPDGEDFKKFWPGEHLVAKDILKPHAVFWPTMLKSAGLPLYEHLNVHGYWLVRDTKMSKSLGNVVEPSDMAHRFGPDAFRYFLLREMHFGSDASFSEDALVGRINADLANDLGNLFSRVLSMTAKYFGSRVPMPKALQEDDKAIADLCANSMRNFVQLFGNVQFAQGLESLWELVRALNKYVDTQAPWALYKQGNMERLATVMYVMLAAMRKTALCLWPVMPVASGKMLAQLGQQVQDGQPPVANVEDEIAHFEGLEPGIQVAEGSNLFPRIEVKKEGADSKEPKAQKKDKQAEKAQEKAAPKQAAAEQGGAEAPVAKPNVEFDQFKALDLRVGTVKVAEKHPNADRILRLEIDFGEGELRQILSGLAEHYAPEDIVGKRVCAVLNLAPRKIRGLVSHGMVLTAGTDSALGLLAVDRDVPDGSEIA